One part of the Bradyrhizobium sp. CB1650 genome encodes these proteins:
- a CDS encoding LysR family transcriptional regulator, which produces MRRGNDCEARHRAAGHRIGQQGSPYRPAQSLNGFEDDGFGPGHLPGDGPSLPNRYRGRVLIGAHRSLSPFARRDGQFQRAVADRTERYRSFLRRIDEMDRLASMETFVRVVETGSFSGAARQLRVGQPAVSKSIAQLEEYLGVKLLTRSTRGLTPTEAGLGYLERARRALEEAAEAELAARGAGAGLKGRLRICAAVTFARIHLIPMLPQFMAQHPELDLEVILDDRQIDLVQEGIDVALRMGKMMDSTLTARRVARCKRLVLGTPAYFDRAGMPATPSELSRHQAIVYLQEGAVWSFSRESTELSVSVQSRLRVTAAEGVRAAVLSHAGLTIASEWMFSPELQSGAVRTALSEWSLPPLDLWAVLPTGRAATAKARAFVDFFERTFNA; this is translated from the coding sequence ATGCGGCGCGGCAATGACTGCGAGGCTCGCCACCGCGCTGCCGGTCATCGCATAGGCCAACAAGGCAGCCCTTATCGTCCCGCTCAGAGTCTGAACGGTTTCGAAGATGACGGCTTTGGCCCAGGTCATCTGCCTGGCGACGGTCCCAGCCTTCCCAATAGGTATCGCGGTCGGGTGTTGATTGGTGCTCATCGCTCGCTCTCTCCTTTTGCCCGCAGAGATGGCCAATTCCAGCGCGCCGTGGCAGATAGGACCGAGCGATATCGCTCATTCCTACGGAGAATAGACGAAATGGATCGCCTGGCATCGATGGAGACGTTCGTGCGGGTGGTGGAGACAGGCTCCTTCTCCGGCGCTGCCAGACAGCTTCGCGTCGGACAGCCGGCCGTGTCCAAATCGATCGCTCAGCTCGAGGAATACCTGGGCGTCAAGCTGTTGACCCGATCGACGCGCGGGCTAACTCCGACCGAAGCAGGGCTCGGTTATCTCGAACGCGCCAGGCGAGCGCTCGAGGAAGCCGCCGAGGCAGAGCTCGCCGCACGCGGAGCCGGAGCAGGCCTCAAAGGACGATTGCGCATCTGCGCCGCTGTGACGTTCGCCCGGATCCATCTCATTCCGATGTTGCCGCAGTTCATGGCCCAGCATCCGGAGCTGGATCTCGAGGTGATTCTCGACGACCGCCAGATCGACCTGGTCCAGGAAGGCATCGACGTGGCGCTTCGGATGGGAAAGATGATGGACTCCACTTTGACGGCACGACGCGTCGCGCGATGCAAGCGGCTCGTTCTCGGAACGCCCGCCTACTTCGATCGCGCCGGCATGCCTGCCACGCCGAGCGAACTGAGCAGGCACCAGGCGATCGTCTACCTACAGGAGGGCGCGGTTTGGTCCTTCAGCCGCGAAAGCACTGAATTGTCGGTCAGCGTGCAAAGCAGATTGCGCGTCACCGCCGCGGAAGGCGTCAGAGCAGCAGTGCTCTCCCATGCAGGTCTGACGATCGCGTCGGAGTGGATGTTCAGCCCGGAGCTGCAATCGGGCGCCGTGCGTACGGCCCTGTCCGAATGGAGTCTTCCGCCGCTCGACCTATGGGCGGTGCTTCCTACGGGGCGCGCGGCGACGGCCAAAGCGCGCGCCTTCGTAGATTTCTTCGAGCGCACGTTCAACGCCTGA
- a CDS encoding peroxiredoxin-like family protein has protein sequence MSLQAKLDAFKADFEAGKPPYNVPRSVIETMHRATAELIESGAAKRAKKAGDLAPSFSLKDPEGNVVSSADLLKRGPLVLSFYRGVWCPYCNMELQALEAVKPEFDKYGASLVAISPQTAPNSRKSVRQNKLSFPILSDAKGKVGAAFGLRFHLPDYLVELYKQLKNDLPTFNDDPSWALPMPARYVIGQDGAILYSEVNPDYTRRPEPEDMIPVLQRATAVHA, from the coding sequence ATGTCGCTTCAAGCCAAGCTCGACGCTTTCAAAGCCGATTTCGAAGCCGGAAAGCCGCCCTACAACGTTCCGCGCTCCGTCATCGAGACGATGCATCGCGCCACCGCGGAGCTGATCGAATCCGGCGCCGCCAAGCGCGCCAAGAAGGCCGGAGACCTTGCTCCGTCGTTCTCGCTGAAGGATCCGGAGGGCAACGTCGTGAGCTCGGCGGACCTGCTGAAACGGGGCCCGCTGGTGCTCAGCTTCTACCGCGGCGTCTGGTGCCCGTACTGCAACATGGAGCTGCAGGCGCTTGAAGCGGTGAAACCGGAGTTCGACAAGTACGGCGCCTCACTGGTCGCGATCTCGCCCCAGACCGCGCCCAACAGCCGCAAGTCGGTGCGTCAGAACAAGCTGTCGTTCCCGATTCTGTCGGATGCGAAGGGTAAGGTCGGCGCCGCGTTCGGCCTGCGCTTCCATCTGCCCGACTATCTGGTCGAGCTCTACAAGCAGCTCAAGAACGATCTGCCGACGTTCAACGACGACCCGAGTTGGGCGCTGCCGATGCCGGCCCGCTACGTGATCGGACAGGACGGCGCGATCCTCTATTCCGAAGTGAACCCCGACTACACCCGCCGGCCGGAGCCTGAAGACATGATCCCGGTCCTCCAGCGGGCGACGGCCGTCCACGCGTGA
- a CDS encoding alkene reductase translates to MSKLFTPTQVGPYRLSHRVAMAPLTRMRSDPGDIPSELMIEYYKQRTTKGGLIISEATPVSIRGNGYAGAPGIYSDTQIAGWRRVTDAVHAKGGRIFQQLWHVGRQSHVDLQPNGDAPVAPSAIAAEGYAYSKRGEVPFSMPRALELHEIPGIIEEFRSGAERALRAGFDGVEIHGANGYLPDQFLQDGTNKRTDEYGGSIENRARFMLEVTQAAISVWGADRVGVRIAPSGTYGSMSDSDPAATFGFLTTQLDRLGIAYLHVVEPRIKGTEEIAHGKAPIAAQHLRPKFSRTLIAAGGFTPASAEAVVTFGDADLVAFGRHFISNPDLPERIRQGLPLTPYDRSTFYGGDARGYTDYPTAQSAAAA, encoded by the coding sequence ATGTCCAAGCTCTTCACCCCGACCCAGGTCGGCCCCTACCGTTTATCCCATCGCGTCGCCATGGCGCCGTTGACGCGGATGCGCTCCGATCCCGGTGACATTCCGAGCGAGCTAATGATCGAATACTACAAGCAGCGCACGACGAAGGGCGGGCTGATCATCTCGGAGGCCACCCCGGTCTCGATCCGCGGCAACGGTTACGCCGGCGCTCCCGGCATCTACTCCGACACGCAGATCGCGGGATGGCGGCGCGTCACCGACGCCGTCCATGCCAAGGGCGGCCGCATCTTCCAGCAATTGTGGCACGTCGGCCGGCAATCGCATGTCGACCTACAGCCGAACGGGGACGCGCCGGTCGCGCCGTCCGCCATCGCAGCCGAAGGCTATGCATACTCCAAGCGCGGCGAGGTCCCGTTTTCGATGCCTCGCGCACTCGAACTGCATGAGATCCCCGGCATCATCGAAGAGTTTCGATCGGGCGCCGAGCGCGCGCTGCGAGCCGGCTTCGATGGCGTCGAGATCCACGGCGCGAACGGCTATCTGCCCGACCAATTCCTGCAGGACGGGACCAACAAGAGGACCGACGAGTACGGCGGCTCGATCGAAAATCGCGCCCGCTTCATGCTGGAGGTCACGCAGGCCGCCATCTCCGTCTGGGGTGCCGATCGCGTCGGCGTGCGCATCGCCCCGAGCGGGACCTACGGTTCGATGTCGGACAGTGATCCTGCGGCGACCTTCGGCTTCCTGACCACGCAGCTCGACCGCCTGGGCATCGCCTACCTCCACGTCGTCGAGCCGCGCATCAAGGGCACCGAGGAGATCGCGCATGGCAAGGCTCCGATAGCAGCTCAGCATCTGCGGCCGAAGTTCTCGCGGACCTTGATCGCGGCCGGCGGCTTCACCCCGGCCTCGGCGGAAGCCGTCGTCACCTTCGGCGATGCCGACCTCGTCGCTTTCGGTCGCCACTTCATCTCGAACCCGGATCTTCCGGAGCGGATCCGACAGGGGCTGCCGCTCACGCCCTACGACCGATCGACCTTCTACGGCGGCGACGCGCGCGGATACACGGACTACCCGACCGCGCAATCGGCGGCAGCGGCCTGA